ACCTGGTGGCTGCCGACGACGACCAACAGGTGGTCATCGACGACCTGCTTGGCCGCATGGCGCTGGGCCAGTGCGAGATTGTGACGATCTACTACGGCGCGGGAGTTGACGGTGGCGTCGCGGCTGCACTGGCCGAACAGATCGCCGCGCGCTTCCCTGCGCTTGAGGTTGAGGTGCAGGCGGGCGGCCAGCCATTGTACGAATATATCATCGCAGCAGAATAGCCGGCCACCGATCTGGCCCTGTGGCCGACGACACCGGCAGACCCGGCCGGATTGCAGTACAATACGCATTCTTTACACTACCTGAAGTGTTCGATTCTGTGTGGAGGGAGGCCAGCGCATGGCCGGGATCAAGATTGTAACCGACAGCACTGCCGATATACCGCTTGGCCTCGCGCACGAGCTGGGCGTTGAGGTTGTGCCCATGTACCTGCACGTTGGCGAGCAGACCTTCCGGGCAGGGCTGGATATGACCAACGACCAGTTCTACCAGTGGATGCAGGATGGCCGGATCAAAGCGACCACCTCATCGCCACCGCCGATCGTCTTCGAGCAGCTGTATCGCCGGCTGACCCCCGATTACGAGTATATCTTCTCGCTGCACCTGTCGGGCCGGCTAGGCTCGACCTGCCGCGCCGCGCAGCAGGCGCGTGGGCGCCTGCCGGCCTCGGCCACGCGTATCGAGGTGATCGACACCAAACTGGCCTCGATGGGCCTGGGGCTGGTGGTGACGCATGCCGCCCGCGCGATCCGCGACGGCGCCGGCCCAGCCGAGGTGGCCCAGCTGATCAACAATCTGATCCAGCACTGCCACGTGGTGTTCTTCGTCGATACGATCGAGTACCTCGAGCATACCGGCCGGCTCTCGCTGGCCACCTCGGTGCTTGGCTCGATGCAGCGGATCAAGCCGCTGATGCTGCTCGACGAAGGCGAGATCGTGCCATACGAGCGTACCCGCACGCGCGCCAAGGCGATCGAGGGGCTCTACACCTTCATCGAGGATTTCCCGCATGTGCAAGAGGTGATCGCGCTGTACGCCACCACGCCCGAGGATGTCGAGAAGCTGCTCGAGAAGGTCGACCCTATCTTCCCGCGCGACCAGGTGCAGATCATGCAGTTTGGCCCCAGCATTGGCGCGCACCTCGGCCCCGGCGCCATGGGCGTGGCAGTGTTCGAGGGCCTGGATTAGGAGTTAGATTTGCACTCCTGACGCCTGAACAAGACGAGGACGTTGTGATCAAACTTGTTGTCGATAGCACCGCCGACCTGCCGCATGCGCTCTACCGTGAGTACGACATTACGGTGGTGCCGGTGCTGGCACAGTTTGGTGCCGAGACACTGCGCGACGACATCGATTTCACGCGCGATGAATTCTACACGCGGCTGGTCGCCAGCCCCGAGCCACCCAAAACTGCCGCGCCATCGGTGGGGATGTTCGAAACAGCCTTTCGCTCGCTGGCCGATGCCGGCCACCAGATCCTCTCGCTGAGCCTGGCCGGTGGGCTCAGCGGCACCTACAACGCCGCACGCCAGGCGGCCGCGCTGGTCGAGGGCGCTACGATCACCTGCGTCGATAGCTATACCGTAACCATGCCGCTGGGCTTCCTGACGCTCAAAGCCGCCCAGGCCATCCGCGATGGTGCCACGCTCGATCAGGCCGCCGCGCTGGTCGAGCGCCTGCGTATGAACAGCATGCTGTTCGTGGCCTTCGAAACCCTGCGCTACCTCGAGAAGGGCGGGCGGATCGGCCGCATGCGTGCGCTACTCGGCTCGATGCTCAGCGTCAAGCCGATCATGGAGGTGCGGCTCTCAGAGGTGCTGCCGCTCGAGCAGGTGCGCACCTGGAAGCGCGTGCCGCCACGTATGATCGAGCTGGCCCAGGCGCGCGGCAGCTTCGACCAGCTGGGCGTGCTCTACACCACAACGCGCGGCAGCGCCGAGCAGTTGGCCGACCTATGTGCAGCAGCCGGGCTCATGCCGCGCGAGCAGATCTACGTGCAGCAGGCCGGCGGCGTGCTAGGCACCCACGCCGGGCCTGGCGCGCTCGGGCTAGCCGGACTCTTGAAGTGAGCGTGTGGTATGATACAGCCGCCGCATACACCCAACGCCGGCTGTAGTTGTGGAGGCATAAGCATGACAGCGATCACCCGTAGCATCGACATCCGTACCGAGATCCCAGGCCCGCGCTCGCGCGAGATTGTGGCGCGGCGCGAGGCGGCCGTACCCACCGGCCTGTACAAGGCTCACCAGATTGCGGTCGACCATGCTGCAGGCGCACTGGTGACCGATGTCGACGGCAACACGTTCATCGATTTCGTCGGCGGCATCGGCGTGCTGAATGCCGGCCACTGCCCGCCCGAGGTGGTCGCGGCCATTCAGGCGCAGGCCGCAAAACTCATCCATTTTTCGGCGCTGGTCGGCACCTACGAGCCGTATGTCGAGCTGTGCGAGCGGATCAATGCGGCGGTGCCGATCGCCGGCCCGTGCAAGACCATCCTGTCGAATAGCGGCGCCGAGGGCGTCGAGAACGCGATCAAGTTCGCGCGCGCCGCCACCGGCCGCCAGGCGATCGTCGCGTTCGAGGGCGGCTACCACGGCCGCACGCTCATGACCCTGTCGCTCACCAGCAAGACCAGCTTCAAAAAGAGCTTCGGCCCGTTCGCGCCCGAGATCTACCGCGCGCCGTTTCCTGCGGCCTACCGCATGGGCCTGAGCGAGAGCGCGGCCGTCGAGCGCTGCTGGGAGGCGTTCGAGCGCATGCTGGTGGCCGGCATCGGCCCCGAGGCAATCGCCGGCGTGATCATCGAGCCAGTGCAGGGCGAGGGCGGCTTCATCCCAGTGCCGGCCGAGTTTATGCGGCGCCTACGCGCATTCTGCACACACAACGGCAGCCTGCTGATCGCCGACGAGGTGCAGTGCGGCTTTGGGCGCACCGGCACGCTATTCGCCAGCGAGCAGCTTGGCGTCGAGCCCGACATCCTGGTGAGCGCCAAGTCGATCGCCGCCGGCATGCCGCTGGCCGCCACTACCGGCCGGGCCGAGCTGCTCGACAAAGCCCACGTGGGCGGGATCGGCGGCACCTACGGCGGCAACCCGCTGGCCTGCGTCGCGGCGATCGAGGTGATCAAGTGGATGCAGC
The sequence above is drawn from the Candidatus Kouleothrix ribensis genome and encodes:
- a CDS encoding DegV family protein, encoding MAGIKIVTDSTADIPLGLAHELGVEVVPMYLHVGEQTFRAGLDMTNDQFYQWMQDGRIKATTSSPPPIVFEQLYRRLTPDYEYIFSLHLSGRLGSTCRAAQQARGRLPASATRIEVIDTKLASMGLGLVVTHAARAIRDGAGPAEVAQLINNLIQHCHVVFFVDTIEYLEHTGRLSLATSVLGSMQRIKPLMLLDEGEIVPYERTRTRAKAIEGLYTFIEDFPHVQEVIALYATTPEDVEKLLEKVDPIFPRDQVQIMQFGPSIGAHLGPGAMGVAVFEGLD
- a CDS encoding DegV family protein, which translates into the protein MIKLVVDSTADLPHALYREYDITVVPVLAQFGAETLRDDIDFTRDEFYTRLVASPEPPKTAAPSVGMFETAFRSLADAGHQILSLSLAGGLSGTYNAARQAAALVEGATITCVDSYTVTMPLGFLTLKAAQAIRDGATLDQAAALVERLRMNSMLFVAFETLRYLEKGGRIGRMRALLGSMLSVKPIMEVRLSEVLPLEQVRTWKRVPPRMIELAQARGSFDQLGVLYTTTRGSAEQLADLCAAAGLMPREQIYVQQAGGVLGTHAGPGALGLAGLLK
- a CDS encoding aspartate aminotransferase family protein, coding for MTAITRSIDIRTEIPGPRSREIVARREAAVPTGLYKAHQIAVDHAAGALVTDVDGNTFIDFVGGIGVLNAGHCPPEVVAAIQAQAAKLIHFSALVGTYEPYVELCERINAAVPIAGPCKTILSNSGAEGVENAIKFARAATGRQAIVAFEGGYHGRTLMTLSLTSKTSFKKSFGPFAPEIYRAPFPAAYRMGLSESAAVERCWEAFERMLVAGIGPEAIAGVIIEPVQGEGGFIPVPAEFMRRLRAFCTHNGSLLIADEVQCGFGRTGTLFASEQLGVEPDILVSAKSIAAGMPLAATTGRAELLDKAHVGGIGGTYGGNPLACVAAIEVIKWMQQPGALERAHAIGQAVRERAAEWQRAMPQIGDVRGMGAMIALELVASPATRAPAADEVLAVVKHCADHGLLTMRAGLYANCLRLLMPLTITDDQLQEGLDVLEDGLRAVIE